A DNA window from Nitrospira sp. contains the following coding sequences:
- a CDS encoding putative TPR domain protein, component of TonB system (Evidence 3 : Putative function from multiple computational evidences; MaGe:77308254) — translation MNYRYLIIATMAVVLVACGGPEERKAKYRTKAQNYLSAGNYPKARVALRNVLKIDPKDADAYFLFAQVEEKEKNWRNAVGLYQEVVQLAPTHNAALITLAKYYLEAHLSDQVLANADKVLATDPKNPQAAALKIAVLALEGSLLEATSKAEALAKEFPTEPDAAILLATLYQQQQRTPDAVTVLRLALEAHPKDMDLLNNLNTILLEAKDLPGSESVALRMIDAEPTVLDHRLRLARLYDGQGAHEKAETVLRDAIALDPQSEDRLILLADFFQTRKNARAAEQVLLDATNHLSHSTKLRFSLAELYRKNGQEAQAREQYQVLIQEHKEKAAGLDATIKLAELDLYAGKPADADRQIQAVLKINPRSTEALVLSGRMALAKRNGKDAVQAFRTVLHDQPELATVHFLLGQSYQVTGDINLAKESFERAVALYPGQVDARRSLAAIESQSGKPQQARARLDDLLKQRPDDLAALDMLMNLDLATKNWTAAERTLERLKSVSKESVVEAMAEGRLREAQRQFDQASIAYQRATLLAPNEPEPLLSLIKLDIAQGHADRTKTRLEALVASQPDHLFGHGLLGEVLAMTGHLKEADSHFKEAIRINPKWITPWLDWGSLWLAQKQPDQAAQVIQAGLTVNQNSEELYMLLALAHTAGGLVDPAISAYDGALRLNPRNVLAANNLAVMLVDSKGDPQSLQKAFALSRDFEKDAPHPLFLDTLGWVHFKMGQQEEALRIMKNAVAKAPEIPMLNYHLGMAYFQAGKTSEARVHLAKALKSTEPFQGRQEAEQILSQMKG, via the coding sequence ATGAACTACAGATATCTCATCATTGCGACCATGGCGGTCGTCCTTGTCGCCTGCGGCGGCCCAGAGGAGCGAAAAGCCAAGTATCGAACCAAGGCTCAGAACTACCTCAGCGCCGGCAACTATCCGAAAGCGCGGGTCGCGCTGCGCAATGTACTCAAAATCGATCCCAAGGACGCCGATGCTTATTTTCTCTTTGCGCAAGTCGAAGAAAAGGAAAAAAACTGGCGCAACGCCGTGGGACTCTATCAGGAAGTCGTCCAACTCGCTCCCACTCATAATGCCGCGTTGATCACCCTGGCTAAATATTATCTGGAAGCCCATCTGAGCGACCAGGTTCTGGCAAATGCCGATAAAGTCCTCGCGACTGATCCTAAGAATCCACAGGCCGCCGCGCTAAAGATCGCGGTCTTGGCACTGGAGGGATCGCTGCTGGAGGCCACGTCAAAAGCGGAAGCCCTTGCCAAGGAATTTCCCACGGAGCCGGATGCCGCGATCCTGCTTGCCACACTCTATCAGCAGCAGCAACGCACCCCCGATGCCGTGACCGTTCTTCGATTAGCCTTGGAGGCCCATCCCAAAGACATGGATCTCCTCAATAACTTGAATACGATTCTGCTTGAGGCAAAGGATCTCCCCGGCTCAGAATCCGTCGCGCTTCGTATGATCGATGCGGAACCGACCGTGCTCGATCACCGATTACGGCTGGCCCGGCTCTACGACGGACAGGGTGCCCACGAGAAGGCAGAGACCGTTTTGCGCGACGCCATCGCGCTTGATCCACAGAGTGAGGACCGCCTGATTCTACTGGCCGATTTCTTTCAAACCAGAAAGAATGCTCGTGCTGCGGAGCAGGTGCTTCTCGACGCAACAAACCACTTATCCCATTCAACTAAACTCCGCTTCAGCCTGGCAGAGCTCTACCGCAAAAACGGACAAGAGGCTCAGGCGCGTGAGCAATATCAAGTTCTGATCCAAGAGCACAAAGAGAAAGCCGCTGGGCTGGACGCCACGATCAAGCTAGCAGAACTCGACCTCTATGCGGGAAAACCTGCAGACGCAGACCGGCAGATTCAAGCCGTCTTAAAGATCAATCCTCGATCGACCGAGGCCCTAGTGCTCTCTGGGCGCATGGCCCTGGCGAAACGCAACGGCAAAGATGCCGTGCAAGCCTTCCGAACGGTCTTGCACGACCAACCTGAGCTGGCGACCGTCCACTTTTTGCTCGGTCAGTCCTATCAGGTAACCGGGGATATTAACCTGGCAAAAGAAAGTTTCGAGCGCGCCGTCGCCCTCTATCCAGGGCAAGTAGACGCCCGCCGCTCTCTGGCGGCGATCGAAAGCCAAAGCGGCAAACCTCAGCAGGCTCGCGCCAGGCTGGACGATCTGTTGAAGCAACGCCCCGACGACCTGGCCGCGCTCGACATGCTGATGAACCTCGATCTTGCAACAAAGAATTGGACTGCGGCAGAACGTACGCTCGAACGGCTCAAGTCCGTCTCGAAAGAGAGTGTCGTCGAGGCCATGGCGGAAGGCCGCCTGCGTGAGGCACAGAGACAGTTCGATCAGGCCAGCATCGCCTATCAGCGAGCAACCCTGCTGGCACCGAACGAACCGGAGCCGCTCTTATCGCTGATCAAATTGGACATCGCGCAAGGCCATGCCGACCGGACGAAAACCCGGCTTGAAGCCTTGGTGGCCAGTCAGCCGGATCATCTATTCGGCCATGGACTGCTGGGCGAAGTGCTGGCCATGACTGGCCACTTGAAAGAAGCCGACAGTCACTTCAAAGAGGCGATCAGAATCAATCCCAAGTGGATCACCCCCTGGCTCGATTGGGGAAGTCTCTGGCTCGCGCAGAAACAGCCAGATCAGGCGGCGCAGGTCATTCAGGCCGGTCTCACGGTCAACCAGAACAGCGAGGAATTATATATGTTGCTGGCCTTGGCCCATACCGCCGGAGGCCTGGTCGATCCGGCCATTTCTGCCTACGATGGCGCTCTACGGTTGAATCCAAGGAATGTCCTGGCGGCAAACAATCTGGCTGTCATGCTCGTCGATTCCAAAGGAGACCCTCAGAGTTTGCAGAAAGCCTTCGCCTTAAGCCGCGATTTTGAAAAGGATGCGCCGCACCCGCTCTTTCTAGACACACTCGGTTGGGTGCATTTCAAAATGGGGCAGCAGGAAGAGGCTCTGCGGATTATGAAGAATGCTGTTGCTAAGGCTCCGGAGATTCCAATGCTGAACTATCACCTTGGGATGGCCTACTTCCAAGCAGGTAAAACATCCGAAGCGCGAGTCCATTTGGCCAAGGCATTGAAAAGCACTGAACCGTTCCAAGGACGGCAGGAAGCGGAGCAGATCCTGTCTCAGATGAAAGGGTAG
- a CDS encoding Undecaprenyl-phosphate N-acetylglucosaminyl 1-phosphate transferase (MaGe:77308255): MTSELFFSFMTSLLICMALIPPLRMLAGRLHFMDQPGERKVHQHPIPRVGGIAFAIGACASIIWWAPKDIVTLSVLLGGSIILGFGIWDDRVDLGYRSKLLGQILASLVVVLIGSVRFESTPFLLDAELPLWVSIPVTVLFLVAVSNAVNLTDGLDGLAGGLSFLTLCAIAYLAHLSNDALVMMLAIPFMGGLLGFLRYNTYPARIFMGDGGSQLLGFMMGVLAILLTDSARGPFSSSLSLFLLGLPFLDTLGVSAQRLAEGRSPFVGDRTHIHHKLMALGLHHYEAVTAIYGIQGLMVASAYFLRWQSDILIIPLYLGLAGIVLALFIAAGRGVFAKQSPKSALVRSEQWLEEVLTRHWFHDLPIRFLAVVVPLFLVTTVFLPSEVPHDIGYLATGLFIVVLLGLAFIPRLAPYFVRGGLYLGSTCLLYVSDAAWLKAGFPIPTTYHLLFGAMAIMVLLTMRFDSHSRFQTTPLDYLMVCLAVIVPFLPDMQTNVSSLGLFSAKLIVLFFSFELLLHAFSDRVKQLGLISLWVLFGLGIKMWL, encoded by the coding sequence ATGACTAGCGAACTATTTTTCAGCTTTATGACCTCGCTGCTCATCTGCATGGCGCTGATTCCACCGTTGCGGATGCTGGCTGGCCGGCTCCATTTCATGGATCAGCCGGGTGAACGCAAGGTGCATCAACATCCAATTCCCAGAGTGGGAGGCATTGCCTTCGCAATAGGAGCCTGCGCCAGCATTATCTGGTGGGCGCCGAAAGATATCGTCACACTGTCCGTTCTCCTGGGCGGATCGATTATCCTCGGGTTCGGCATCTGGGACGACCGGGTGGATCTTGGCTATCGCTCAAAGCTGCTCGGACAAATCCTTGCCTCCCTTGTAGTCGTCTTGATCGGCAGCGTCCGATTCGAAAGCACCCCCTTCCTGCTCGACGCCGAGCTACCGTTGTGGGTGAGCATCCCTGTCACCGTGCTCTTCCTTGTCGCCGTCTCGAATGCGGTGAATCTCACGGATGGCCTCGATGGACTGGCCGGAGGCCTCTCCTTTCTCACACTCTGCGCCATCGCGTATCTCGCACATCTCTCGAACGACGCGCTGGTCATGATGCTGGCTATTCCCTTTATGGGTGGGCTCCTGGGTTTCCTGCGCTACAATACGTACCCAGCCAGAATTTTCATGGGGGACGGCGGCAGCCAGTTGCTCGGATTCATGATGGGAGTCTTGGCGATTCTGCTGACCGATTCGGCGAGAGGTCCCTTCAGTTCGTCTCTCTCGCTCTTTCTGCTGGGCCTGCCGTTTCTAGACACGCTCGGCGTCTCCGCTCAGCGCCTGGCCGAGGGACGATCGCCGTTTGTCGGAGACCGTACCCACATTCATCACAAGCTTATGGCGCTAGGCCTGCATCATTACGAAGCCGTCACGGCTATTTATGGTATTCAAGGTCTCATGGTGGCATCGGCCTACTTCCTGCGCTGGCAATCGGATATCCTCATCATCCCCCTCTACCTCGGCCTGGCCGGCATCGTTCTGGCCTTGTTTATTGCCGCAGGCCGGGGAGTCTTTGCCAAACAATCTCCTAAAAGCGCTCTCGTCCGCTCAGAGCAATGGCTCGAAGAGGTGCTCACTCGGCACTGGTTCCACGATTTACCTATTCGATTTCTGGCCGTGGTCGTCCCTCTCTTTCTCGTCACCACGGTGTTTCTTCCCTCCGAAGTTCCTCATGATATCGGCTATCTCGCGACTGGTCTCTTCATCGTGGTCCTGCTTGGGCTCGCATTTATTCCTCGGCTAGCTCCGTATTTTGTGCGCGGAGGGCTCTACCTCGGCAGCACATGCCTGCTGTATGTCAGCGATGCCGCATGGTTGAAGGCAGGGTTTCCTATTCCCACAACCTATCATCTCCTATTCGGCGCCATGGCCATCATGGTTCTCCTGACAATGCGTTTCGACAGTCACAGCCGGTTTCAAACGACCCCATTGGACTACTTGATGGTGTGCCTGGCTGTGATCGTTCCGTTTCTACCAGACATGCAGACAAATGTGTCCTCGCTCGGCCTTTTTTCGGCTAAGCTGATCGTGCTGTTTTTCTCGTTCGAGTTGTTGCTCCATGCCTTTTCCGATCGAGTGAAGCAACTGGGGCTGATCTCCCTCTGGGTTCTGTTCGGTTTGGGAATAAAGATGTGGCTGTGA
- a CDS encoding conserved membrane protein of unknown function (Evidence 4 : Unknown function but conserved in other organisms; MaGe:77308256): protein MIMNSKLALSFSAILATVSLGYLYADSLRFLLNQWIGSDDYSHGMFVPFISLFLIWQARHRIAAAGMTGSWWGLAIVVAGLFLYLIGELATLYVLQHLSLWIVLVGLTIGAIGIKASRTIVFPLGYLLTSIPLPTFLYAGLSSQLQLWSSALGVGCLQLVGVTAFREGNVIDLGPVQLQVVEACSGIRYLLPLTSLALLCAYLFKDRMWKRVILVLSSIPISILVNGFRIGMIGILVEWYGQGASEGFAHLFEGWVLFMASLGLLILEMWVLARIGSQGHVASLRARFTWQDNTPTSFTPLSSTIGHRPSSSSPAYLFSVALLIPVAVASSFLGQRIEIPPNRALFVDFPMHLEGWTGTSLSLEQQYIDALRFDDYALVEYRQDDSQPVTFYSAYYRSQKKGQSAHSPQSCLPGDGWEISSLKKFDFPSASGMTQQLHANRAVIEKGHQKQIVLYWFKQRDRILTSEYLVKFYLFWDALLRARTDGALVRISSLIGPGETEETVDRRMRQFVSAMQPELTRYVPD, encoded by the coding sequence ATGATTATGAACAGCAAGCTTGCACTAAGCTTCAGCGCAATTCTCGCCACAGTCTCACTGGGCTATCTCTACGCCGACAGCCTGCGGTTTTTGTTGAACCAGTGGATTGGCAGCGACGACTACAGCCACGGCATGTTCGTCCCTTTCATCAGCCTCTTTCTCATCTGGCAAGCGCGCCATCGCATCGCTGCCGCGGGAATGACCGGCTCCTGGTGGGGCCTGGCTATCGTTGTCGCAGGTCTATTTCTCTATCTGATCGGAGAGCTCGCAACCCTATATGTGCTCCAGCACCTCTCGCTCTGGATTGTTCTCGTCGGCCTAACCATTGGTGCAATTGGCATCAAAGCCAGCCGTACGATTGTCTTCCCTCTTGGATATTTACTGACCAGCATTCCACTCCCCACATTCTTATACGCCGGCCTGTCGAGCCAACTACAATTGTGGTCATCGGCGCTTGGCGTTGGATGTCTGCAACTCGTCGGCGTCACCGCCTTCCGGGAAGGCAATGTGATCGACCTGGGCCCGGTGCAACTGCAAGTCGTGGAAGCCTGCAGCGGAATCCGCTACCTGCTTCCTCTGACTTCGCTGGCGTTGCTCTGTGCCTATCTGTTCAAAGACCGGATGTGGAAACGCGTCATCCTGGTCCTCTCATCAATCCCGATCTCGATCCTTGTCAACGGGTTTCGCATCGGCATGATCGGCATTCTTGTCGAATGGTACGGGCAGGGGGCATCCGAAGGCTTTGCCCATCTCTTCGAAGGCTGGGTGCTGTTCATGGCCAGCCTTGGCCTGCTAATTCTCGAAATGTGGGTCCTGGCCAGAATCGGATCCCAGGGTCACGTCGCATCTCTTCGTGCTCGATTCACCTGGCAAGACAACACTCCAACTTCTTTTACTCCGCTATCATCAACCATCGGCCATCGGCCATCATCTTCATCCCCAGCCTATCTCTTCAGCGTCGCCTTGCTAATTCCTGTGGCAGTGGCCTCTTCCTTTCTGGGGCAAAGAATAGAGATTCCGCCTAACCGAGCGTTGTTCGTCGATTTCCCCATGCACCTCGAAGGGTGGACAGGTACATCTTTATCGTTGGAGCAGCAGTATATCGACGCGCTTCGGTTCGACGACTATGCATTAGTGGAATACCGCCAGGACGACAGCCAGCCGGTCACATTTTATTCAGCCTATTACCGCTCGCAGAAAAAAGGGCAGTCGGCACATTCTCCGCAAAGCTGTCTCCCCGGCGACGGATGGGAAATCTCCTCCCTAAAGAAATTTGATTTCCCCTCGGCGTCCGGCATGACACAGCAGCTCCACGCCAATCGCGCCGTCATCGAGAAAGGCCATCAAAAACAAATCGTCCTGTACTGGTTTAAGCAGCGGGATCGCATTCTCACCAGCGAGTATTTGGTGAAATTCTATTTATTTTGGGATGCCCTGCTGCGCGCGCGCACCGACGGAGCGCTGGTGCGCATCTCCTCTCTTATTGGGCCGGGCGAAACCGAAGAAACGGTTGATCGACGGATGCGGCAGTTTGTATCCGCCATGCAACCCGAGCTGACCCGGTATGTGCCGGATTGA
- a CDS encoding conserved exported protein of unknown function (Evidence 4 : Unknown function but conserved in other organisms; MaGe:77308257) — protein sequence MQKNKQSSIKGFFLPAIALCSLFVTGNVAQAALVSYSFTGGVSSVDNPLLSSAMNVTSPLTGSFQFDNGTSGIGGNYPGAVKAMSITIGGYNSSFAPGANAVTISQNSSLGSGLFGDRWKLVTAATGNQVNGYTPLGFDLQLDRAGGGLFSNTNLQSPPSLNTLTATRWRLIFENAEGKTMTVIGSIHSLTAVPLPAAMLLFGAGLVSLVGLGAGGVRNLRRTEPV from the coding sequence ATGCAGAAGAACAAACAGTCGTCGATCAAAGGGTTTTTTCTACCGGCGATCGCGCTGTGCTCCCTATTCGTGACAGGGAACGTAGCCCAAGCGGCCCTGGTGAGCTATTCATTCACAGGAGGAGTCAGCAGCGTAGACAATCCGTTGCTCTCATCCGCAATGAACGTGACCTCACCCTTGACCGGTTCCTTCCAATTCGACAATGGCACAAGCGGAATAGGCGGCAATTATCCCGGCGCAGTAAAAGCCATGTCGATCACTATTGGCGGCTATAACTCGTCGTTCGCGCCTGGAGCAAATGCTGTTACCATTTCTCAAAACAGCAGTCTGGGAAGTGGGTTGTTCGGGGATCGTTGGAAGCTGGTGACGGCAGCCACAGGCAACCAGGTCAACGGCTACACGCCACTTGGTTTTGACCTGCAGTTGGATCGAGCAGGCGGTGGGCTCTTCAGCAATACGAATCTGCAAAGTCCTCCGAGTCTGAACACTCTCACGGCAACCAGATGGCGCCTTATCTTTGAGAACGCCGAGGGCAAAACAATGACGGTAATCGGCTCGATCCACAGCCTAACTGCAGTGCCGTTGCCGGCCGCGATGCTTCTCTTTGGAGCGGGGCTTGTCTCACTGGTCGGTCTCGGTGCAGGAGGCGTGAGAAACCTCCGTCGCACTGAGCCGGTTTAA
- a CDS encoding conserved exported protein of unknown function (Evidence 4 : Unknown function but conserved in other organisms; MaGe:77308258) has protein sequence MKIFAHFSRHLGLASGLALCLSIAAVPTMAATITFTFTGNVEDVHTQLNSNFTPTQTMSGQMTVNQTGTNGAYSIESFTVKIGTSPYIGSYTATMGPSSSGTVTITDVTSGKDRFLINVNNPTGSSSVGFPHVLAPNFFEIDLKGPHDTFTSTALPTTSPSISSFTNLQSWRLVFGNGAGKAVSGLVTSLTAVPLPTAVVLFGAGLVALAGLGAGSWKQRKNGFA, from the coding sequence ATGAAAATATTCGCGCATTTCTCACGACATCTCGGACTGGCTTCAGGCTTGGCTTTGTGCCTCAGCATCGCTGCGGTGCCAACCATGGCAGCGACGATCACATTTACATTCACGGGAAACGTGGAAGATGTTCATACTCAATTGAACTCTAACTTCACGCCGACACAGACAATGTCTGGTCAGATGACCGTGAACCAGACCGGAACAAACGGTGCCTATTCGATTGAAAGCTTTACCGTAAAAATTGGTACCTCCCCCTACATTGGTAGTTACACCGCTACGATGGGGCCTTCTTCTTCCGGAACTGTAACCATCACGGATGTCACAAGTGGGAAGGATCGATTCCTTATCAATGTTAATAATCCAACTGGTAGTAGTTCAGTCGGTTTCCCACATGTTCTTGCCCCAAACTTCTTCGAAATTGACCTGAAGGGTCCTCACGATACGTTTACAAGCACTGCCTTACCCACGACCTCTCCCAGCATCTCATCATTCACCAACTTACAAAGCTGGCGATTAGTCTTTGGAAATGGCGCGGGAAAAGCCGTGAGTGGACTTGTAACCTCCTTGACCGCTGTTCCCTTGCCGACAGCAGTCGTTCTCTTCGGCGCAGGCCTGGTGGCCTTGGCCGGGCTCGGAGCCGGCAGTTGGAAGCAGCGTAAGAACGGTTTTGCTTAG
- a CDS encoding conserved exported protein of unknown function (Evidence 4 : Unknown function but conserved in other organisms; MaGe:77308259) → MKHQAPSKTLSKVACAVAIMLSAVLTTSPAPAALMQFSFTGAVNSVGFSLFPTINNDTKLSGLMTINTSTADSNPSAPISSYTNGIQSLTLSLGPSTATLGTTDNTIDIHHFTSYNQYALSGPLTGPAFNGPGSSIPNFAPVKFEFDGNASNSIFPPSLSSFSSNEWRMLFGGPGGSIVTVKGSLTSLTAVPLPAAVVLFGAGLVALAGLGAGRWKQTTRVA, encoded by the coding sequence ATGAAACACCAGGCACCATCTAAGACACTTTCAAAAGTTGCATGTGCAGTAGCGATCATGCTTTCCGCTGTACTGACCACATCGCCAGCACCAGCTGCGCTCATGCAGTTCTCGTTCACCGGCGCAGTGAACAGTGTCGGCTTCAGTCTCTTCCCCACAATTAACAATGACACCAAGCTTTCCGGCCTCATGACCATCAACACAAGCACTGCCGACTCGAATCCGTCAGCACCCATCAGTTCGTATACCAACGGCATCCAGAGCCTGACCCTCTCACTCGGGCCAAGCACGGCAACTCTGGGAACCACAGACAATACGATTGATATTCACCACTTCACCTCATATAATCAGTACGCTTTATCAGGCCCATTAACTGGTCCTGCCTTCAATGGACCCGGTTCCTCAATTCCCAACTTCGCCCCGGTAAAGTTTGAGTTCGATGGCAATGCGTCGAATTCAATCTTTCCTCCAAGTTTGTCATCCTTCTCATCCAATGAGTGGCGCATGCTTTTCGGTGGTCCAGGCGGAAGTATCGTCACGGTTAAAGGCTCACTTACCTCTTTAACCGCGGTGCCCTTGCCTGCAGCAGTCGTTCTGTTCGGCGCGGGCCTGGTGGCCTTGGCCGGCCTTGGAGCGGGGAGATGGAAACAAACCACTCGTGTCGCCTAA
- a CDS encoding Glycosyltransferase WbuB (MaGe:77308260), translated as MNILFLSHYFPPEVNAPASRTYEHCRQWVKDGHHVTVVTCAPNHPQGKVYEGYRNRLFQRETKDGIQVIRIWTYVTANEGFAKRTLNYVSYMASAIVATLFLPKADVVLSTSPQFFNGLAGYFVSRLRRIPWVLEIRDLWPESIVAVGAIKNKALIRLLEWIELFAYRNADRIVPVTDSFKAYMIGKGIQADKILVVKNGVDLGQYQPLNGMNALVEELGLQGKFVASYFGTHGMAHHLETVLQAAQKLRHEKGIVFLLVGDGAERQRLVRMREEMGLKNVMMLDQQPKSRMRELWALSSISLVLLKKSDLFKTVIPSKIFESLAMEKPIILGVEGESAALIKESKAGICIEPEQAQELADRVLELARDSGACQQLGANGRSYVSEHFDRIVLARKLAKFISAACPNHAIAHIRGSAKIR; from the coding sequence ATGAACATTTTATTTTTGTCCCACTATTTTCCTCCCGAGGTCAATGCGCCGGCAAGTCGAACCTACGAACATTGCCGCCAGTGGGTCAAAGACGGCCACCACGTCACCGTCGTTACCTGCGCGCCGAATCACCCGCAAGGGAAAGTCTATGAGGGCTATCGGAACCGGCTATTTCAGCGTGAGACAAAAGATGGCATTCAGGTCATTCGCATTTGGACCTATGTAACAGCGAATGAAGGTTTTGCAAAACGGACATTGAATTATGTTTCCTATATGGCATCTGCAATTGTAGCAACCTTGTTTCTCCCCAAAGCGGACGTAGTGCTCTCCACTTCTCCACAATTCTTTAACGGCCTTGCTGGCTACTTTGTAAGCCGGCTGCGGCGCATTCCCTGGGTGCTGGAAATTCGGGATCTGTGGCCGGAGTCTATTGTTGCGGTGGGGGCGATTAAGAATAAGGCCCTCATCAGGCTGTTGGAGTGGATTGAGTTATTCGCCTATCGCAACGCTGACCGCATCGTACCGGTCACAGACTCTTTCAAGGCCTATATGATTGGGAAAGGAATCCAGGCGGACAAGATCCTCGTTGTAAAAAATGGGGTCGATCTTGGGCAATATCAGCCGCTCAACGGAATGAATGCTCTTGTAGAAGAGCTTGGCCTCCAGGGGAAATTTGTCGCCTCGTACTTTGGCACCCATGGAATGGCTCATCATCTCGAAACGGTATTACAGGCCGCTCAGAAATTACGCCATGAAAAGGGCATCGTGTTTCTCCTGGTCGGCGATGGCGCTGAACGGCAGCGGCTAGTGCGGATGCGAGAAGAGATGGGGCTGAAGAATGTCATGATGCTCGATCAACAGCCCAAAAGCCGGATGCGTGAGCTGTGGGCCCTCTCAAGCATCAGCCTCGTGCTCCTCAAGAAATCTGACCTCTTCAAAACAGTAATTCCCTCAAAAATATTTGAGAGTCTCGCAATGGAAAAGCCGATTATTCTCGGAGTAGAAGGCGAGAGTGCAGCGCTTATCAAAGAATCCAAAGCCGGTATCTGCATCGAACCTGAACAGGCTCAAGAGCTAGCCGACAGGGTATTGGAGTTAGCCCGTGATTCTGGAGCATGCCAGCAGCTCGGTGCCAATGGTCGAAGCTATGTATCTGAACACTTTGATCGAATCGTCTTGGCGAGAAAACTAGCCAAGTTCATCTCAGCAGCCTGTCCAAATCACGCCATTGCTCACATTCGAGGCTCTGCCAAGATTCGATAA